The genomic segment taatatataatcataacacatttttcttaaatatatacatacatgggtgtgtattcatatatacataataaatacacacaatacacacacatatattatgtacacaaaaacttttattttggatgcgattaatcacgattaatcgttgcccagcactaatatatatatatatatatatatatatatatatatatatataaaatagtatatcATTGATACTTTAAATAACTTGGCACATAAGTGCTCAAATATTTGACCCAGTCCAACAAAAGCCCATCTCAAAACTACTGTGATTTCAAGAAAGACCAAAAAAGGCAAACTAGACTGAAAAACCCCTAAACATTatgatatatacacatacagtgaaatattatagaagccttcatttattttaacacGTTTATAAACAGGCAGTGTTTACTCTTAATGCAGTGCCACATGCCAAGTCACAGGGTGGCACAAAAGATCACTCTAAAGCTTTTTGTATGAAACTCACAAACTGGCAGATCGGTTGTGATTCCGTGCATGACGCAGCTTCGACGTGTGGTGAAAACATGGTTTCTATACATGTTACACATGTCAGCTTTTTCCTCTCCTCAAAACGGTTTTGGCTGCTTACTGCAACATCACATCCTGTCAGTTTCCTGATAATCTTGAGTATCTTTCTTATCAATGTTTGCTGAGTAggtttcatttacagtatagcCAAGATATCTAGATTTACAGAATGCATTTGGTTTTACACTGTAACCTGACATGTAATTTAtgtcttttcatattttctgacatttcatattaatttaaGGATTACATGTCATATTTGTACTTTTCACACTGCAGGACAGTTTAAAAGTAGTTAAAGTAAAAGGGTACTTAAAATGGTTCcaaaaaaatctcaaaactatgaacatttttacttaaaatctTGATTCTGATTCCAAAAAATGGAACTGAGATGCACTGAGAAACAAAAAAGTTGTCACTGTCactaaaatgtacaatttagGTACTTATATGTACACTTTATGtattaatatgtacttttaaggtACTATTATGCACAAACTCTCAGGAATGGATGCCCTGTGTGCCTGAGTTTTTGAGGTgggaatttgtttgttttttttgcttgaaatgttctttattttatgaaaatgttactGCTTTTTCCACCTCAGGCCCAGAGTACCAACAGTTATTTTATGTTGTCCACATGATTCTTTATTCTAGAAATTCAATAATGCCAAGAGGAAAAAATACTAGAATTCACTGATTAATTTAGATTCAGACAatttttacaataattaaagcaaaataaaaaaaaaatcttaaagatttcttttttttaaatcaactttCTTAAAATCCTtatgttgattttaaaaaacCTGACACTGGACATGTTAACAACCCTAATCCCAACTACTCTAAATCATTTTGACTTCTGAACAACAGAtcaagtaattattaaatatttatttaacaagtTCAAGTTGCATGTAATACATAACAGTATGTAATACAGTCATTCTCTGTACAagcataaaatgtataaaacaaaacagacatttttacAACAGATTAGGAGGATGTCCTCCCTGGAGCCAAACGCAGGTAATCTTTGATACACTTTTCTGCCTCTGCTTCTGTGGGACTCAGAAGGACATTGTTCCTCATAGCTGCAGCTGTGTGttgaaaagagaaaaagagacttGTTTACCAAGAAAACAACCTTTGACTTTAATTTATTACTGAACATAGCATTACTGAACTAGAACAGACTCTGCATGTGTGTGCAATTGTAACATTTGAGTGAGAATAAGTTGAGCAAATTCcttgaatatttttaaatgaaaaaatatacacatGCGATTTGAGTGAGATATGTAATTattacaacaaacaaaacatgtttcacTATGATATCACTATACATAAAAGTATTTCATTACGTTTGGACATACCTATTATTAGTGCTCcgatatttgtttttcttatgcCGCGCTTGTCTCCCCGTCCACACCAGTTGAGCTGTTTGGCCACATTGGAAGCAAAAACTTTGGTGCAAATTCTCCATATGGTCTTTTTCATAGTTTGACCTCCACTAACAGACAATCTGTTCACctaaaacagaaattaaatatagattatgAATAAAAGTTGTCCAAAAATGTTTCTGTCATTTTGGTCACTTCTTTAGTAGCATAATTACAACGAATCTTACAAATTTTTGCATTGTTCCTCTATCCAGAAGTCTTTGCTCCAAGCGGTCAAGATCCTCCATAGACAATAGAGGAAAGACACAatcctcttcctcatcctccatcTGCAGTGGAGGCACGAAGTGCTTGTTCCCCACAAGACACTGAACCAGTGCAGTCAGGTGATTGATTTTCCAGTCCATTTCTCCCTGTGACTCAAGAATAGCCTTCTCTACAGCTGCAATACCACAGGTGATTTAGCTGGAAACTGCCACTTGTAAAATGGTAATCAATTAAactcatacatttttaaatgtctatgaTAAATTTATTAAACTTACCTGTACATTGATTATTTTCAAAACTCCCTGGACTTGCATCTGACATAGCTGTGAAAACAAAATGTACAAACATTAAAACTTcaagttttatatttcaaaaatgcATGAAACAAACATAGAAATGTAGAAATATTACTGCCTGTTGTTAGATTTCTGGTAAAAAGCTATTTCcaatttaaaccaaaaaaaaaaaaaaaaaaaaaaaagagaaaagaaaagaaatgggTGCTTTTTTCTGTGCAAATAAGGACTTTAACAAAGAATACTTTCACTATGCattaataaagacattttttgtAAACAAAGAAAACTAGAACTTTTAATCTGTTCATTTCCCCCCAGCTTAGAAATTACACgttaattttaaacaaatataaataagtacaagctagaaaTATGCCCTTTTTCTTAATGTATTATTAGATTTAGGTTGAAGTTGTGTCCCCAGGTATTTCAACCCTGTTGCCATCATAActctctttattttatttaaatgtgcttAAGATCATAGAATTCTGTCTATATCGCAACATCACCTGTTCATGAAGTAAACTCTGCAAGGACGTGTCTTTCATATAAGTTAGGTTTCTCAGTAGGGACCAACTTTATTATTTCAACCCTGTTATCGTTTTGTACAGTAAACAACTGATGATTGAAAACTGTATTTGTACAATGTAACTCTCCACATTTAAGTGTCATGAACTTCACCTGTCTAACTCAACTGTGTAACTGTCAACCCTGTTACAGTCAACCCTGTTACCTTTACAACAATTTTCCCAAACCTATATCATTATACCTTGAAGCAGTatattaatgtgaatttaaaaacGCTGTTCTCTCTGAAAGAATGTTTAGAATGGAAATGAAACGATGCAAAGAAAGGAATTGTTTTAAAACCATGACTGTGAGAGCAGTGATAGGAAATCTTCATATGTCAGAGTGACCTTTAAAGTTTAAGTAAAGCAGCTAGACTCACCTGTTCATGTTGATGCATTTCTCTTGTGATCCCCATCATGGAATGGCTTGCGATGTGTAAAAATCATGAACAGCCATGTAGTAGGAAAAAATGTGTTGGTTTCTTCAAATACaatcattatatttaattaacaaaatgtgtattttatgaaAATCAAACATGAACATTCATTAGAAAGGATCACAAATTTCACGGTGTTCATAAAGGTTTTCAGCCTGTGTTgtaaatagtttaaatttaatgatgcaacttttatttttatgattgttTGAATGCTCATTatttcatgaaaatgttttgcTGATCTAAGGAATATGTCCCCACCTCAGGCTAAAGttacatttaatgttatttatattattattattatgttttaaaaatgtttcagttcAACTCGTGATTCAGTATCCTACAGAAATATTCAGTAAAGCCAGGCATAACATATCGTAATTTACTGATTACCTCAGATACAGTAAACTAAATACACagaatattacaaaaacacagtgaTGGAACAAAAGTAACAGGGTTGAATGCAATTCAACAGGGTTGAAAATGATAACAGGGTTGAAGTGGCTACCGTTGGTGAAATATACACTAATTGATTCAatcattcatccattcatttatCTAAATATTAACAATTCGTTTACATAGTAACTAATagtataatacaaaaaaaaaaaaaatacagagtaATATATTCATTAAGAATGGCCCACAAATTTTTGTGAATTGAAATCAATCTCAAGCCAGCCCTCTCTCTTTCAGTTACTACTGAAATATTGTTCAGCTCATTGACTTGGTCACAAGTCACCTGGTGGAGCCTCACTGTTGATGGACTCAAGTGCCTCTCGAGTGCTTTGTCGACCACTTCGCTTTTAAGGCTATTCTGGCCTCGATAAGGGCCCTGATGAGTTTCCATGTGCCTGGGACGTCCTGACCCTGACTTAACagtctgtctgtcatcctctTCAGGGTTGCAGCAACACCATCAGACTGGGTTCGGAATTGTCTGGAGGGGTagcaataaatttaaaaaacctcCTCTTCTGTCGTTCTTTGGCATCTCTCCACTGCTTGCGCCTCCATCTCTGAGCCTTCTCACACAGGTCAccaattttcttctttttccctGTCTGAACATCTCTTCTCCACCTCTCTCGCTCACTCCTGAGGTACTTTTCCCTGCGTGCCGGATCAGCATCCCTTCTCGCCCTGTACTCTCTCTGTTTTTCAGCAGCTGTTTTTGCCATTACTGTGTCTGAAAAAAGGAATCCAATATGAAGACTTGCTCAGCCTCTCCATATTCCAAATGAACAGATGCTTTCAAAACTCAGCATCACTTGATCATATGTATGAATTCATCATTTCTTGGTGTCATTTAATATGACACTTTTGTGTATAGTACCGACAGtactattttacaaaaatgtagaTATTATGACCTTTTCAACCCTGTAATGACGCATAATTCTGAATTACATTTCTAAATGTTTCAGGATCAAATGTTACAGGGTTGAAGTTCAGTGTAAAAATGACTTGCTACAGCATCAGCGTCAGCGTCACTGCAATACTTGAAATTATTCAGACCCTAAACTGAGCACTGAGCTTTGAAATGttgatccaaaaaaaaaatcatgaatttCTCATTGATGCTTGTCTCTGTAGAAACTGCCTTCGGAAAGTGACTTGCACTCTTCACatctcttttgtaacatatccATGGCAAGCTTTGATAGTAAAACCAAGGTGACAAACCATGAGTACCAGTGAAGATAACCATGCTTTCcatttctttcatttaattCGTGCCATCAGTTCTTTCTACAGTGGTAAACAGCTGCTGTTAGTGTTCACGGACCTCAGTTCAGTGTCGAATACTATGTGAAAAGAGGTCTGTGTCAAAACAGAAATCTGCCTCTAACCACACTTATCAGGTTACCTCTGGTTTACCTCCTGGTTAAACAGAAGTGGCAAACACATTTTTCTCAGAAAATATTGTTGAATAGATCTCTGATATTAATTGTGTGATATTTGTGTCACAAAGaaacattcatacaggttttcaacaacattttttttttgtgaactgcTTTTTAGAGAACGGTTagttaaaaactttaaaatcttatttttgaaaacattaataCAAACTGAATGAATTAGCACATTGTCTAACCCTTCCTTTTCTGAGGTGGAAATCTTTTGGTTTTTCATTACTGACGCAATTCCTGTAAGTGGGGCTTGCTTCATGTAAACAGACCCTTTGCGGTGTCCTAGTgtacattttgttgttttgtacgTTTACACAAAATTTGTATACTTGCAAAATGTCATTTGTTAATTGCACAGTTACAatagtttttacaaaaaaagctTTGTCTCGATTCCCTTTAAGTAAAGCATTCAATcatttttagtctttttttttttttttggtgcacgTCCACTCACTCATgtccacttttcttttttttttttttttgaaaaatcagATCAAACTTAGTTTCCTTTAATCAAAGGATTTTGAAAAGCAAGCTGTTTAACAAAGCAGCTGCTACAATTTAATCATCTTGCTTTAACACAAACCGGTTTgttaaaatcagttttataaaaaCTTCACACTGTTATTCTTATTCCCTTGTccaagtatttaaaaataaaaatacagacttattctttttgaagtgtgaagctttaatgcattaaaaaaaaaaatttacacacCATAGTTATGTTTTGGTGACATAATCGTAATATCAGGGATTTAACCGCCGGAGAAAAGGCATTACTATCTACACGTTcataatatttccaaaataaagCAGTGCAGAAATGTTAAATTTTATACTTACAGGTAGATGGGTCCACACTGATGAATGCTGGGATTGCAAGGTCTGCTGAAGTGCTTGGACTCTGAAGAGCTTGAAATGATGAGGGTAGATCTAGTGAGACCCCGAGCTCTGGGTCTCCCGCTTGCTGGTGAAGTTCAGCGTTGGAATATTCAAATCTAGGTATGCTGCCAGCTTCTGCGGGTTCATCCTTCACACAGACTATTTCAACCTCCGCCTCCTCCTGTTTGATTTTAAGCGATGGTGCTCCAAAGGTCAATGTAGTTTGGGATGACACACTTTCATCTTCCATTATGGGTGCAGAGAGAATGCTGCTGTCCGGCATGTCCGTGTGTCCAGTCTCTGCAGAGGCGAGAGGGTTCTGACCCCAGATTGGATCACTGGTCTCAGACAGAAGCGCCTGACTGTCCACCAGATGAGAGCTTGAGTTCTCAACTACAGAAACAACAAAAGTCACTTTCTGTTGAGTTTAGGGAAAACATTGGGAAagtgacattatttttggtgcAGTACAAAGTTTAATAAGTAGTAGCAGAAAATtggggttacactttattttaagctgtccttgttacagtgtaattatacatttaagtactgagtaatattaattatctacatttacttactatatggttagtgttaggattagggtttggcttacagttaattacatgcaattatgcataatttatgcATTGTTGGAACAGGTTTTGTGGGAACAGTTTGTTTGTCTCCCTTTAAAACTATCTGCCGTCCTACTTGAcaattttacagaaattgtCATGACACTTgaaaataagtgtttatataaatgtataatgtttaGAATGTTTAATCATTAGACCACTCTGCTTTAGATATTATATTGGCCTACCACTAGTTCTTAGTATATATGATCAGCAATTAAAATATATCCGTCTATTGCTGCAATTACTAATAATGGAATGTTTTTTGCGTGTTTTGAGCATCTGTAACTATTTATAATACAATTCAAAAGTGTAGTTTAGAAAAGGGTTTGCTTCATGTAAAGAGCTCTTTAGTCCTCATGTGGTTATTTGTGCGTATGTCCTTAACAGTGTCTGTAATATATGTCTTGTGGTTTTTACTTGTATCATTACTGACAATGGAATTGTTTGGTCATTCCTGTTATGCATCTCTTAAAAATTTGTATGCATGTTATACTTTAAGTAGGTATTACTACAAAAATTGAAGTgtgtaaaagtgtagtaaatATAATATGAGTATTTACACAACAGCAAGCACATTAACAGGATGGAaaaaaagagttaaagttaGCCACTGCTCAGTGAAGCATTGACAGTTAGCTTACAAGACACTGTGCGTTTTCgtctttttaaattttgacaATCACATCAACAacttatgtaatttatttaaatataattcaatGTTTAAAGAGTGAGACAAACcaacaaatacaacaaaacataacTAAAGACATCTAATCAGTTGTTTAGCTAGAGATGTTTGTATTGTTGTCTCTGCTGAATGATAACAGGATGGAAATGAAAATAGAGGAAACTGActactaaataaaatgatataaagaAAGAGAAATCTGGAATCTTTCTTATTAagtaatgacattttttaaaaagcctttttttGACTTGGTTGTGATACAGTGGCAAAAGAAAGCTACCTAATGTCATGTTTTAAGTCAGACATACATGATGGGAATACGGAAAAGTGCTAAATAACACGCATTATACCTTTATGAACGGATGATCCATGGGTCTCTTCAATATGGACCTCAGCAATGTGATTCTCACTTCTTAATGTTTCTTTGGACATGTGCATCTGCTGTCTCAGCCATGAGGGTCCAGCCACAGGGGCTGGCTCAGAGACCCGAAGTCTGGGACAGGGGTTTGGGGCATTGCTCGTCGGCCCTCTTCTGCAGTGCATCCCTGTGGATGTTGTTGCCATGTCTCCATCTCCATGATACAGTCTATGGTTGGGGTCTTTAGCAGACAGGACGCTGATGTACTTGCGCATAGTTTTCATCTGACAGCGCGACGTCTCCAACATCCTCCTGATGTTCTCATTCTCCTTCTCTTTAGCGGTCATCTCCCGTTTGATCTCCTCAAATTTGAGCCCGACCACTCGGATCATCTCTCCTAACACGGTCTCCACCGCGACGTTCACGGCTTTCTCAATAACAGCGCCCATCTGGCCCCGCATCAGAGAGATGGTCAAATTCACGTCCATGCTGATGGGCCAAAAACACACGTGCGATctaaaagctttaaattaccTTTCGATATTCGAGTATATTTGTGCGAAACGTAAGTTACGTTTTTCAGACAGACGCTCAAGCACCGTCCGCCATTGGCCATGCAATGACAACAGTGAAACGGAGCAGGAATCACATCCGGTTCAGCGGGAGCGTTAACCCTCTGCAGGAATCACACTGGAGCCTATGCTgcttgaataaaaacattacagtgtgttgttgttgttgttgttttttaggaTGGCaagtttgtgtgcatgtaaatCTCCAGGGAAAGATCTGAACAATTGGATTCAGAAAAATTAGGAGACATAAACACAAAAGTTTTCAAAGTTGTCTTTTGTCAAAAAATTCATAATGCAACCCAAGttctcaaaaacaaattaaaagatCACTATCGGATGAAAAGTATGTTTACATGAACAGAGTGGATGTGGTTTGAGGTTgaattatattgtaaatatgtGACAACAAACCTGCTTGGTTGAATATGCCACATGCTTCTGCATAATGTGGAAATTATGCGCATGTGAGAGATGAGAGATGTGAGATGCGAAAGCGTAGGCCTATATGTTGTTGTCTTTGGGCTGAGTTTGTTCCACAGAGTGTGAAAAGTTTGCTGGTACCATCAAAATCATGTGtgacatcatcaaaagattcttAATTTTGAATTACAGAAGTCTTTCTGGCTAAACTGGTATAAAAGACTGTTagtttgtaaatgtaatgtgaTATTTGTTGACATTATAGCTACATTGAACTTATATATTTAGAGGGATGTTATCTCTCAATATCAATATCAATGGCTAGACATGCTCATATTGTGACCTTGCGTGCATTTGTGGGTAGTTCTGGAAGGAGATATTTCTGTATATCTCTTTCTATCCATGTTTGAAACAAACTGTAGGCAGCACAAATGATTTACAGTATGTTACAGTTTTTATGACACTGTTTTGATCACACTGGTGGTCGCTGGTTGTTAATAATTTCTTTCCTAAATTGATAATCTAGGTATACATACCACATTAATGAGATCTTATCTTActgtgtttttctttatttacttcACCATATAATCAGCATATTTACATCCACATTCAATATAGtatctgttttatatatttattgttagaaaaaaactttttggttgttaaaacCACTAAACAAAACTCATATTATCATTGATTATTGGTCCATGggatcaaaataataataaaaaaatgcccaaactaaatacatttagcTTGGCATAGCTACAATTCAGCATTAGGTTGTACAAGCCACCAGATTAAACCATCTGACACAGAGATTCACAGAGATACATCAAGACTGCGTAACGTGTGCGGTGCAGCTGCAATACGCAGATTCAAGCATTTGggaaaatctgttttgtttggtaGAAAGGCAATAGTTTTGTCCAAGTGCAGTTAAAGCATGAGCTCACTGATGCCATTACAAATGGGCTCAGGCAATAATAAGATGAGAGTTGTGGTTCATATCTCTGTGGGATCTTCCCCTTTTCTGCACTTCACGCATGTCCACATATTCGGTGTTGTCTTGATCACGCCGGTTTACATTCCTCTGAAACAGTAAAATCATTTGTATTTGAAGTACTGGTGTACCAGACAGCCACAGACATATTGCATTACTGGCACAAATACGGTGTTGGCACAATAGAGGAAAGAACTTACCTGCATTGGGACATAGGTCAGTGTATCAGAAGACTCAGTATTTGTGAcctggagagaaaaaaaaaaaaaaaaggcacaatatataaatgcatatcaGCTCAACTGCAGGATACCAATGCAATTGTCTTAGACTTAGAATAATCAAACATATTTGATGCCTGTATTACACTGTGATTCCATTCAgctttatctaaaaaaaaaaaaagttcaccctcaggccagccaagttgtagatgagtttgttttttcatcagaacagatttggagaaatttagcattacatcgtTTGTTtgccaatggatcctctgcagtgaatgggtgccgtcagaatgagtgtcCAAACAGCTGTTAGAAAcctacaagtaatccacacaactccagtccatgaaataatgttttatgaagCTGTGTGTtcgtaagaaacaaatccatcattgaggtgttgcttgatctgtgcatatttctctcctgattgaGAGAACTAGGGCAAGCAATATTATGAATACAGGACTACTTTAGCCGAAAGCAactgtttgaagttaaaaatgatggatttggttttttttttttttcaaacacacagcgtctcacttcacaagacattagctgatggactggagtcatgttgattacatttttgttttgtttttatcagctgtatgGACTTTCATTGTGATGGTACCCATTCAccacagaggatccattggtgaacgtgatataatgctaaatttctccaaatctgttctgatgaagaaacaaactcatctacatcttgagtggcctgagggtgaaaattgtcatttttgggttaactattacTTAGATACTAAAGctgaaaatttaattaaacccCAATAAACAGCAGATGCTAATGCTGAGAAGCAGTGCTTGCACTTAAAATACAGCGCAAAACAGCAttaagttattatttattaagtggtgattgttttataaaagcagTAAGGCCCTTGAGGCAGTGCTGTAGTGTGAATATAGTCAGTCTGTTGTGCATAataacagcactgtgactgcattATACTCACAATATAGCACAGCCTCTccgttttgattaaataaacgAATGCAACAAGATATGTATACAGATAAGATACAAGATATTCAGTGGTAAAGACAGTATGAAAcaacacaaacataaaataaaaagttagtaAATAAGTTTTACCCTCAATCTGATGTAGACTACAGTAAGAATAATGCTGTAGAGAGACAGCATTGCCACCACTATTATCAGACCACAGATTAACAGGGCATACATTTCTGCAGGTGTTTGACTTCTGTTGTCCGTGTTATTTGTTTGGTTAGTGGATGGACAATTGTTCTTCAGTGGAGCCAAAGACTTATTgcaacctttaaaaaaaaaaaaaaattgtataaaggttattgatttatttatttttttaaatgcaagattCAAACTAAATCTGAAATATTCCACATTCCTTgcatgcatttatataaaacTGTTGTTGCACTGTGTTGTTTACACTGGGTGAACTTACCTCGGAAAAGCTTAATTTTCGGTCCTTCTTGAGTTTTGACTGGAAATGGTTTAATTTTGGACATCTCACaggaaaatgcatttttgtgtaAGCCCTCAGGTTTCATTAAGGTGAACGTGAATTTGCTGTCCTTGAGCTGCCATGTACAGTCATGTTTATTCACGACATGTTCTTGGCTTTTGTTATAAACCTCACAAACATAtttatcattcattttcaaCTTAGCGTCCAATTCAAACTTTTCTTCTCCCTTAAACATGCATGTGACACTGACAGAGTCGTCGTCATTGAACGTGTGGTTGAGAGGTTCACTCACGCTCCAACTACAAACTGAGGCGACAAAGAAGAAAATCAGTTTAGTTCATTTATAGatcaaatgttttatatttcagttttacagTTTGACGTTAACCATGTTTATATGCACACAATTATTTAAGTCTTTAATTTTGAAAATACCATTTACATGTTCCACAGTTATATGAACCTTcctgaatatatatacatattccTGAAATGTATAAACAGCTTAATCTAAATAAACACAAGACATGCACATTCTGTTCTTTCTTGCTATTTATTATGATGCAGTTAGTACTTTTGAACAGTTATTTAATCAGCTTATTCTCATTCACTTCATCAACATTGGACACAACAatgtatataaatgaatattcagTTATATTCATGATACTTTACAGGACTCAAAATGAATATAGGCATATGACAACTGTCTCCGGAAACCAGATTATTTGTTTAATCTGTTTTTAGCAACCAGGACAtttgtacactctaaaaaacgCTGGGTTGAGATCGCTGGGTTGTTTTAACCCAACTTGGTTAACCCAGCTGTGCTGGGTTGGGAACGCGGACGTGAAAGAGAGCACGCACGTCACGTTAACATCGGacgtttttctctttttaggtCAAAGAGGAGAATGACCTTCATCCAAGACAGATGGTTTTAAAGAAGGACGCTTCCCGATAATGAAAATGTCACATGCCTTTGCTGTGCTGATGGGGCTTCTTCATGACTACATCAATTATGCTAAAGAGATCATGCAAATTAGCAGTGATGCATGATCTGTATTCATGGACTATGAAACAAACTGTAAGTGTATAATTTGTAAAAACGATGTTAAATGCTTGTTCTGTGTTGTTTAGTAGAATTGGAGTTCACACTCTGTCATTCATACACACGCTCACATTCTTTCACACACATATGCTTCtgttaaatgttataatatcaGTGTTAATGTTGTGGTTTATTTGTGTACTGTCATGCcagaataaacaataaaatcttccaaaaaaagtcaaatttgaTCTTAAAAGTTATATTCAACAAATGTTCCCAATGCTTCATTTATAAACTCTGTAGCTGTCAATGCCATATTTTTCTGCATTTCTTCTTACATGCATGTTACTTTTTGACTGTTTTctcttgttgtttttaataaatatttaccttTTGATAGTCATTCTGTGTGTGtcaaagtgattttaaaatgaacaagatT from the Onychostoma macrolepis isolate SWU-2019 chromosome 09, ASM1243209v1, whole genome shotgun sequence genome contains:
- the si:ch211-67e16.4 gene encoding uncharacterized protein si:ch211-67e16.4 isoform X2, whose amino-acid sequence is MDVNLTISLMRGQMGAVIEKAVNVAVETVLGEMIRVVGLKFEEIKREMTAKEKENENIRRMLETSRCQMKTMRKYISVLSAKDPNHRLYHGDGDMATTSTGMHCRRGPTSNAPNPCPRLRVSEPAPVAGPSWLRQQMHMSKETLRSENHIAEVHIEETHGSSVHKVENSSSHLVDSQALLSETSDPIWGQNPLASAETGHTDMPDSSILSAPIMEDESVSSQTTLTFGAPSLKIKQEEAEVEIVCVKDEPAEAGSIPRFEYSNAELHQQAGDPELGVSLDLPSSFQALQSPSTSADLAIPAFISVDPSTSMSDASPGSFENNQCTAVEKAILESQGEMDWKINHLTALVQCLVGNKHFVPPLQMEDEEEDCVFPLLSMEDLDRLEQRLLDRGTMQKFVNRLSVSGGQTMKKTIWRICTKVFASNVAKQLNWCGRGDKRGIRKTNIGALIIAAAMRNNVLLSPTEAEAEKCIKDYLRLAPGRTSS
- the si:ch211-67e16.4 gene encoding uncharacterized protein si:ch211-67e16.4 isoform X3 — translated: MDVNLTISLMRGQMGAVIEKAVNVAVETVLGEMIRVVGLKFEEIKREMTAKEKENENIRRMLETSRCQMKTMRKYISVLSAKDPNHRLYHGDGDMATTSTGMHCRRGPTSNAPNPCPRLRVSEPAPVAGPSWLRQQMHMSKETLRSENHIAEVHIEETHGSSVHKVENSSSHLVDSQALLSETSDPIWGQNPLASAETGHTDMPDSSILSAPIMEDESVSSQTTLTFGAPSLKIKQEEAEVEIVCVKDEPAEAGSIPRFEYSNAELHQQAGDPELGVSLDLPSSFQALQSPSTSADLAIPAFISVDPSTYTVMAKTAAEKQREYRARRDADPARREKYLRSERERWRRDVQTGKKKKIGDLCEKAQRWRRKQWRDAKERQKRRFFKFIATPPDNSEPSLMVLLQP
- the si:ch211-67e16.4 gene encoding uncharacterized protein si:ch211-67e16.4 isoform X1 — translated: MDVNLTISLMRGQMGAVIEKAVNVAVETVLGEMIRVVGLKFEEIKREMTAKEKENENIRRMLETSRCQMKTMRKYISVLSAKDPNHRLYHGDGDMATTSTGMHCRRGPTSNAPNPCPRLRVSEPAPVAGPSWLRQQMHMSKETLRSENHIAEVHIEETHGSSVHKVENSSSHLVDSQALLSETSDPIWGQNPLASAETGHTDMPDSSILSAPIMEDESVSSQTTLTFGAPSLKIKQEEAEVEIVCVKDEPAEAGSIPRFEYSNAELHQQAGDPELGVSLDLPSSFQALQSPSTSADLAIPAFISVDPSTYDDSQLSVAGVQKQVRPRRKDLNLYEEYKRSRTLRGRNTNRGRSTNRRRELEQTLPQALLADLVRERREKTRLRVARWRAKRKLQACLMASQAAQFSGAPVQTSPAQRGGLISTRRRGGAMAQRGGLGMRRGLSETGTYNLLLQLGPGPTQSASTRGMNEGLMPSGPSAISQHRTTATRSTYQ
- the si:ch211-67e16.3 gene encoding uncharacterized protein si:ch211-67e16.3 → MPDRFTLLTFSFCFILHNVCSWSVSEPLNHTFNDDDSVSVTCMFKGEEKFELDAKLKMNDKYVCEVYNKSQEHVVNKHDCTWQLKDSKFTFTLMKPEGLHKNAFSCEMSKIKPFPVKTQEGPKIKLFRGCNKSLAPLKNNCPSTNQTNNTDNRSQTPAEMYALLICGLIIVVAMLSLYSIILTVVYIRLRVTNTESSDTLTYVPMQRNVNRRDQDNTEYVDMREVQKRGRSHRDMNHNSHLIIA